In Hamadaea flava, a genomic segment contains:
- a CDS encoding AAA family ATPase, protein MRPLRLDLRGFAIFREHTVIDLTDADFFALVGPTGSGKSTILDAICFSLYGQVPRWSGKTVVNALAPSGIEAAVRMIFESGGRRYAVTRVVRRDGKGRVATKQAGLQLLPPTFNVAVLDGDEPVEELGQTLAGTPVELDAAVADVVGLPYDQFIKCVLLPQGEFAAFLHAKPAERQEILVKLLGLEVYEQIREKAAERDKAAAHQLSATERLLADLAAESDDGLLAAAQERVDAVEALAARVVAEAPGLSALDAQRRAAVEALAVVDGRLTALGRIAAPADAGALATAGQQAKARLAGVADELTAAEEHEEKARARLDATVDPADVKRTLDGLARLAALRARQGDGATALTQADKAHTASMRTVEQATKLAKGKADEVVHAQHALEEARNTDRVAVLRPLLQVGHACPVCEQSVATLPAQREVGATVAAQDRLKRVRAEAEKADRDRQTADDAARETDRRLASIRARKEQLDQEIAQLAEVLAGAPEEAELHAQLAAHAQAKQALDRAGAARRRAMEQQRAALAEVQRVDDRLRAAWRIFDTARDSVASVVPGGPVVAPPPVDREDLQAAWAGLAEWAKQAGQQLTALRTEADQAAREATASEETVLDRIRDWFDEAEVAMPREIAGLDRAVTVAVERAAAARDKILDARKRADDLRKQRKQIETERAVAATLAQHLKANNFEAWLLEEALDALVAGASEILRELSAGQYDLMHRNREFFVVDHHDAGLTRPVRTLSGGETFQASLALALSLADQLAGMAHAASLDSILLDEGFGTLDSSTLDVVAATLENLAARGDRMVGVVTHVAALAERIPVRFEVRKDARTARVDRIG, encoded by the coding sequence GTGCGCCCGCTCCGGCTGGACCTGCGCGGTTTCGCGATCTTCCGCGAGCACACCGTCATCGACCTGACCGACGCCGACTTCTTCGCGCTGGTCGGCCCGACCGGCTCGGGGAAGTCCACCATCCTCGACGCGATCTGCTTCTCGCTCTACGGCCAGGTGCCGCGCTGGAGCGGCAAGACCGTCGTGAACGCCCTCGCGCCGTCCGGAATCGAGGCGGCGGTTCGGATGATCTTCGAGTCCGGCGGCCGCCGCTACGCCGTGACCCGGGTCGTCCGGCGGGACGGCAAGGGCCGGGTCGCCACGAAGCAGGCGGGGCTGCAACTGCTGCCGCCGACGTTCAACGTGGCCGTGCTCGACGGGGACGAACCCGTCGAAGAGCTGGGCCAGACCCTCGCCGGTACGCCCGTCGAACTGGACGCGGCCGTGGCCGACGTCGTCGGGCTGCCCTACGACCAGTTCATCAAGTGCGTCCTGCTGCCGCAGGGCGAGTTCGCGGCGTTCCTGCACGCCAAGCCGGCCGAGCGCCAGGAGATCCTGGTGAAGCTGCTCGGGCTGGAGGTCTACGAGCAGATCCGCGAGAAGGCCGCCGAGCGGGACAAGGCCGCCGCCCATCAGCTCTCGGCGACCGAACGGCTGCTCGCCGACCTCGCCGCCGAGTCCGACGACGGACTGCTGGCCGCCGCGCAGGAGCGGGTGGACGCCGTCGAAGCGCTCGCCGCCCGGGTGGTGGCCGAGGCGCCGGGGTTGTCCGCCCTCGACGCCCAACGCCGGGCGGCGGTCGAAGCGCTGGCCGTGGTGGACGGGCGGCTCACCGCGCTCGGCCGCATCGCCGCACCCGCCGACGCCGGGGCGTTGGCGACGGCTGGGCAACAGGCCAAGGCCCGGCTCGCCGGTGTCGCGGACGAGCTGACCGCGGCCGAGGAGCACGAGGAGAAGGCGCGCGCTCGCCTCGACGCGACCGTCGATCCGGCCGACGTAAAGCGCACGCTGGACGGGCTCGCCCGGCTCGCCGCGCTGCGCGCCCGGCAGGGCGACGGGGCGACCGCCTTGACGCAGGCCGACAAGGCGCACACGGCCTCGATGCGTACGGTGGAGCAGGCGACGAAGCTGGCGAAGGGCAAGGCCGACGAGGTCGTCCACGCCCAGCACGCACTGGAGGAGGCGCGCAACACCGACCGGGTGGCGGTGCTGCGGCCGTTGCTCCAGGTCGGGCACGCCTGCCCGGTCTGCGAGCAGTCGGTAGCCACGTTGCCCGCACAGCGCGAGGTCGGGGCGACCGTCGCCGCCCAGGATCGGCTGAAGCGCGTACGCGCCGAGGCGGAGAAGGCCGACCGTGATCGGCAGACCGCGGACGACGCCGCGCGGGAGACCGATCGCCGGCTGGCCTCCATCCGCGCCCGCAAGGAACAGCTCGACCAGGAGATCGCTCAGCTGGCCGAGGTGCTCGCCGGGGCTCCCGAGGAGGCGGAGCTGCACGCCCAACTCGCCGCGCACGCGCAGGCGAAGCAGGCGCTGGACCGGGCCGGGGCGGCGCGGCGCCGTGCGATGGAACAGCAGCGCGCCGCCTTGGCCGAGGTGCAGCGGGTCGACGACCGGCTGCGGGCCGCCTGGCGGATCTTCGACACCGCCCGCGACTCGGTCGCCTCCGTGGTGCCGGGCGGACCGGTCGTCGCCCCGCCGCCGGTCGACCGTGAGGACCTGCAGGCGGCCTGGGCCGGGCTCGCCGAGTGGGCGAAACAGGCCGGTCAACAGCTCACCGCGCTGCGGACGGAGGCCGATCAGGCCGCCCGGGAGGCCACCGCCAGCGAGGAGACGGTGCTCGACCGGATCCGGGACTGGTTCGACGAGGCCGAGGTCGCGATGCCGCGCGAGATCGCCGGGCTCGACCGCGCGGTCACCGTCGCCGTCGAGCGCGCCGCCGCCGCCCGCGACAAGATCCTGGACGCTCGCAAGCGGGCCGACGATCTGCGGAAGCAGCGCAAGCAGATCGAGACCGAGCGAGCCGTCGCGGCGACGCTGGCCCAGCACCTGAAGGCCAACAACTTCGAGGCGTGGCTGCTCGAAGAGGCACTGGACGCCCTGGTCGCGGGCGCCTCGGAGATCCTCCGGGAGCTGTCGGCCGGGCAGTACGACCTGATGCACCGCAATCGTGAGTTCTTCGTGGTCGATCATCACGACGCCGGGCTCACCCGCCCGGTGCGTACGCTGTCCGGCGGGGAGACCTTCCAGGCTTCGCTGGCCCTGGCGCTCAGTCTGGCCGATCAACTGGCCGGGATGGCGCACGCGGCCAGCCTGGATTCCATCCTGCTGGACGAGGGGTTCGGCACGCTCGACTCGTCCACACTGGACGTAGTCGCGGCGACGCTGGAGAATCTCGCCGCCCGGGGCGATCGGATGGTGGGTGTGGTGACGCATGTGGCCGCGCTCGCCGAACGCATTCCGGTCCGTTTCGAGGTACGCAAAGACGCCCGCACCGCCCGAGTGGACAGGATAGGGTAG
- a CDS encoding DNA-3-methyladenine glycosylase family protein has protein sequence MLERRLDLPARYDFAGTLGQLSMGTHDPCRRFIDGVFWHAARTPDGPGSLGLHRDGRAEAYGPGAEWLLDRADAVFGLRDDLGEFRALAQTHPVVADLAHRHGGLRLPATGQVFPHLLRAVCEQKVTGKEAYQAYSAIVRRFREPAPGPHPTLLLPPSAEQVGSLRYYDLHPLGLEQRRADTLLRAARTPWPDREPEATARRMLALVGIGPWTVAEVMRNAHGDPDAVSVGDYHIKNQVAWALAGEPRATDERMLELLEPFRGHRGRVCQLLTRAGIGAPRYGPRAPIRSFRSY, from the coding sequence GTGCTAGAGAGACGGCTGGACCTGCCCGCGAGGTACGACTTCGCGGGCACCCTGGGTCAGCTGTCCATGGGCACCCATGATCCGTGCCGCCGGTTCATCGACGGCGTGTTCTGGCACGCCGCGCGTACGCCGGACGGCCCGGGTTCACTGGGGCTGCATCGGGACGGCCGGGCCGAGGCGTACGGGCCGGGCGCGGAGTGGCTGCTCGACCGGGCTGACGCCGTCTTCGGCCTACGGGACGATCTGGGCGAGTTCCGGGCACTGGCTCAAACCCATCCGGTCGTCGCCGACTTGGCGCACCGGCATGGGGGTCTCCGGCTGCCGGCGACCGGGCAGGTCTTCCCCCACCTCCTCCGCGCGGTATGCGAACAGAAGGTCACCGGCAAGGAGGCGTACCAGGCGTACTCCGCGATCGTGCGGCGCTTCCGGGAGCCCGCGCCAGGCCCGCATCCGACCTTGCTGCTGCCGCCGTCGGCGGAGCAGGTCGGCTCACTGCGCTACTACGACCTCCACCCGCTCGGGCTGGAGCAACGGCGGGCGGACACGTTGCTGCGCGCCGCGCGTACGCCGTGGCCCGACCGCGAGCCGGAGGCGACCGCTCGCCGGATGCTGGCCCTGGTGGGGATCGGGCCGTGGACGGTCGCGGAGGTCATGCGCAACGCGCACGGAGATCCGGACGCCGTCAGCGTCGGCGACTACCACATCAAGAACCAGGTGGCCTGGGCGCTGGCCGGGGAACCCCGCGCGACCGACGAACGGATGCTGGAGCTGCTCGAACCGTTCCGCGGCCATCGCGGGCGCGTCTGCCAGCTGCTGACCCGGGCCGGGATCGGCGCGCCGAGGTACGGTCCCCGCGCGCCGATCCGCTCCTTCCGCAGCTACTGA
- a CDS encoding MFS transporter, with translation MGWWQRRFGGLPRAFWGLMSGVGLARLGFFAVPFLTFWLVADRHFTAAQAAVVMTAFGLGWTLSMPLGGWLADRLGRRLVIVSSAFGAAAAYVAIGGAQGLLWTAGLAFATGLTFDLYRPAVQAFLTDVVPGDHRKRALGLLYLVMNVSRMVACVLGGLLASRAFFVLFLVNAAVNVLFGLLALRLPASSSTSARNVGFGAALRDPALIGFTAITAVFYSVHMQSMVSLPIVFSSVGATPLDYGLLLALDPLVVVVVQLLFQQWLLRTPALVVCALGAGMVGIGLALTGLSGSLGEAALTIPLWVAGEVAFLTAAPGVVAMIAPEHLRGVYFGVWGGTQGLAAVAAPLVASLLAGSLLIWLGGAVFGVIAGVACLGLRGWLLRRRTDLAAVPVRAAIRS, from the coding sequence ATGGGATGGTGGCAGCGCCGGTTCGGCGGCCTTCCGCGCGCGTTCTGGGGCTTGATGAGCGGCGTCGGGCTGGCCCGGCTCGGCTTCTTCGCCGTGCCGTTCCTGACCTTCTGGCTGGTCGCCGACCGGCACTTCACCGCGGCTCAGGCGGCCGTCGTGATGACCGCGTTCGGGTTGGGCTGGACGCTGTCGATGCCGCTCGGCGGCTGGCTCGCCGACCGGCTCGGCCGCCGCCTCGTGATCGTCTCCAGCGCTTTCGGGGCGGCGGCGGCGTACGTGGCGATCGGTGGGGCACAGGGTCTGCTGTGGACAGCCGGGCTGGCCTTCGCGACCGGGCTCACCTTCGACCTCTACCGCCCGGCGGTACAGGCGTTCCTGACCGACGTGGTCCCGGGCGACCACCGGAAACGGGCGCTCGGCCTGCTCTACCTCGTGATGAACGTCAGTCGCATGGTCGCCTGCGTCCTGGGCGGGCTGCTCGCCTCACGTGCTTTCTTCGTGCTGTTCCTGGTGAACGCGGCCGTCAACGTCCTCTTCGGACTTCTGGCCCTCCGGCTGCCCGCGTCGTCCAGCACGTCCGCACGCAACGTCGGCTTCGGGGCGGCGCTGCGAGACCCCGCGCTGATCGGCTTCACGGCGATCACGGCGGTGTTCTACTCGGTCCACATGCAGAGCATGGTGAGCCTGCCGATCGTGTTCAGCTCGGTCGGCGCGACACCCCTGGACTACGGCCTGCTCCTGGCGCTCGACCCGCTCGTGGTGGTCGTCGTCCAGCTGCTGTTCCAGCAGTGGCTGCTGCGTACGCCGGCGTTGGTGGTGTGTGCGCTCGGCGCGGGGATGGTCGGCATCGGGCTGGCCCTGACCGGCCTGTCCGGCTCGCTCGGCGAGGCCGCGCTCACGATCCCGCTGTGGGTCGCCGGCGAGGTCGCCTTCCTCACCGCCGCCCCCGGGGTGGTCGCGATGATCGCGCCGGAACACCTCCGCGGTGTCTACTTCGGAGTGTGGGGCGGTACGCAGGGCTTGGCCGCCGTCGCGGCCCCGCTCGTCGCTTCGCTCCTCGCCGGGTCGCTGCTCATCTGGCTCGGCGGCGCCGTCTTCGGGGTGATCGCGGGCGTCGCCTGCCTGGGGTTGCGGGGGTGGCTGCTGCGTCGCCGGACCGACCTGGCGGCGGTTCCCGTACGGGCGGCTATTCGGTCATGA